CCGAGCACACGGCGTGCACGCCGCTGACGGAGTGACCACCGCTGTAGAGATCGCGCCAGGCCTTGGCTCCGTTCGCTTGCGCGAGCAACGTGCCGATGTCGGCAGCGCCGGTGTGGCGGTCGAACTCGAGGCCGGCCGCGTCGAGCGACGGTCGCAGCATGCTGGTGGGCAGGCCGGTCAGGGCCGAGGTGCATACGACGTCGTCCAGCGTGGTCGCGGCGACCATCTGTTTGTGTGCAGCGGGCGCGAGGCTTTCGGTGGTAGCAAGGAATTTCGTGCCCAGATAGGCCAGGTCGGCCCCGAGTGTCAGCGCCGCGCGCAGCGCGACGCCGTCGGCGATGCCGCCCGCGAGCACCACCGGCCCGGCGTAGAACTCGCGGACCGCGCGGACGAAAGCGAACGGGTTGGCCCAGCCGGTCTGGCCGCCCGCACCCGCGGTGAGCAGGATGAGTCCGTCTGCGCCGGCCTCGACAGCCCGCCGGGCATGCCGCAGCGACGCGACATCGGCGAATACCAGGGTCCGGGTCAGCCGCAGCGCATCGATCACCGGTGCGGGCGAGCCGACCGAGGTGATCGCCAGATCGGTGGGCAGTTCCTGAAGCACCGCCAGATCGTCCGCCAGTCGCGGATTGCTTTTGTGCACAATGAGGTTCGCCGCAACCGGCGCGTCGGTCGGCCCGAGCCCGGCCCGGATTTGCCCGAGCCATTCGCCGAGTTGTGCGCTGGTCCGGGCATTCGCGGTGGGGAACGCGCCGATCACGCCCGCCCGGCACGCCGCCAGCACCAGTTCCGGGCCGGACACCAGGAACATCGGCGCGGCGATGATCGGCAGCCGGAGTCTGCGCCGGATTCGATCGAAAGTGCTCATGCACCGAGCCCGTTGCGCTCGGCGGCGCTCTCGGTGCCCGCCAGGATGGTGCGGGCCACCAGCACGGGCTTGTCCCACATCGGCATGTGCCCGCAATCGGGCAGAGACACGATCCGGACGTCGGCGGGCAGCTGATCCAGAAACCGGCTGTCCCCTGCGCGCACCATGCGGTCGTGCGAGCCGAACGCCAGCGTGATGGGCGCGGTGATGTCCTGTCCCCCTTCGAATCTGGAGGTACGGGCGACGTGCAGGGCGCGCCGCAGCGTCGGCGCCGAGGTGCGGAGGTCGTCGAAGAAGTCGACCGCCTCGGCGTAGGTGAAGTTGCGGGGGTGCTTGACCGGGGTCGAGAGCGCGAGCGCACGGAACAGCGACGATCGCAGCAGCACGCGGGCGCGGGTGTGGAACAGCCATGCGCCGAAGGATCCCGCGGCGAACTGCACGCGAGTGCGCAACGGCATGCTCTCGGCCCAGAGACCGGCGGGCCCGATCGCGACGACGCTGCGAGCCAGCCCGTGCTTGGCGGCTTCCAGGGCGATCCATCCGCCCATCGAGTTCCCCGCGATGTCGACCGGCGTGCGCACGCCGAGTCGCGCGAGTTCGGCACCGAGTTCGCGTACCGCCATCGCCAAGTCGAACTCCGCGCCAGCGAGCGGGGGCGTCCGGCCGAAGCCCGGGAAATCGAGCGCGAGCACCCGCCGTTCGGTGGCGAGCAGCTCGATCACCGGCAGCCAGCTGCGCACCGACGAGCCGCCGCCGTGCAACAGCACGAGCGGCCTGCCGGTGCCGGCGTCGACGCGATGCCAACCGGTCATGATGGTCCTCCTTCGTTGTCGGACAAGGGAATCGGTCAAGCGCCGGACACCCGGCTCGAGTGACCGGCCCAGTGCGGTTCTCGCAACTGCTTGCGCAGTAGCTTGCCGACCACGCTCTTGGGCAGCGGCTCGGTGGTCAGCTCGACGCGGCTCGGCTTCTTGTAGGAACCGAGCCGTTCCCGGCACAGTTCGACGAGTTCACTCGCGGTGACCGCGGCCGGATCGGTGACGGTGACCACCGCCATCGGGGTTTCACCCCAGCGCTCGTCCGGTATCCCGAAGACCGCGGCCTCGACCACGGCCGGGTGGTCGGCCAGCACCGTTTCCAGCTCGGCAGGCCAGATGTTGAAGCCGCCGGAGACGATCATGTCCTCGGCGCGGTCCAGCACGTAGAGGAATCCGTTGCGGTCCAGCCGCCCGATATCCCTGGTCCGCACCCAGCCGTCGACCAGCCTGGTCTCGGTCAGCTCCGCGTCGCGCCAGTAGCCGCGCATCTGGCCCTCGACCTTCGCGACGATCTCCCCCGGCTCGCCGACCGGCACGACGTTGCCGTCCTCGTCCCGGATCTGCACCTGGGCGTAGGGCGCCACCCGGCCCGCCGACCGCATCGGCTCGGACCCGTCGACCGTGCCGAACCATTCCTCGGGCGCCATGAACGAGATCGGTACCGCCTCGGTCTGTCCGAAGCCTTGACACAGGGTGTCGCCGAACACTTTTCGACCGAGCAGGGCCGTGGCGTCGGTGATCGGCGCGCCACCGACCAGGATGGTGCGCAGATGCGGCCACTCCCGTTCAGCCGCGGCGGGCTGCCGGGCCAAGGCGGCGAGCAGACTGGGCGAGGCGAACATATGGCTCACCCGCTGCTCGGCCATCATCGCCAGCACCTTGCCCGGCTCGAACGCGCCGAACATCAGGTTGGCCGCCCCCGCCAGCCAGCCAGGAAGGAACAGGTACCCGGACGCGTGCGAGATGGGGCCCGCGTGGCCGACCACGCTGCCCCGGCCCATCCGCTCGACTCCGTACGCCCAGTTCCGGCAGTTCAGCACCCAGTCGTGCTGGCTGTAGGCCACACCCTTCGGCTTGCCGGTGGTGCCGCCGGAGAACCGGATGACGTACCAGGCGTCGGGGTCGATCGGCAAGCGCGGGTCGGTATCGTCCTGCTCGGCCAGCCACTGTTCATAAGTGTTGTCCCGCACAATGATCCGCTCCAAGCAGTCCAGCTGCTCAGGTAGCCCGTGCACCGAGTCGGCGAAGGTCTCGTCGGTCAGCAGGACCTTGGCGTCGGTATTGCCGATCATGTGCGCGTGCGCCGCAGCGGAATTCCGCGGATACAGCGGCACCCGCACCGCGCCGGCGATCGCGCAACCGAGCACGGTGTCCACACAGCCCAGGTTGTTGTCCTCCAAACCGGCGACCCGATCTCCTGGGCGAACACCCAACGCGCGCAAAGCATTCGCCAGTCGCACACCGCGCGTCCACGCTTGCACGAACGTCAACGTGCCCTGCTCGGTGATGATCGCCGTGCGGTCGGCGTTGAGCTCGGCGGCTTGCCGCATGAGCGTGGTCACATCCATCGGTGCCCGGGTCCTTCCGTCGGCTGGAACACCTTCGAGCATCGTCCGAATAGTCCCGTTGCCACCATGGAGCCGTTTCCCGACTTGTCAGCGGCGTCCTTGTAGCCGATTACAAACGGCTCGTCTTACACTGGCCGCATGTCGGGCGTCAGAACCGCGACGGCGAAACGCCGCCTGGTCACCGAGCTGGCCGCACGCGAATCGAAGCTGCTGGACCGTATCGTCGGCACCGCCCGCAGCGAGATCCCGGCGTACGCACGCCTCGGCCCGGACATGTTGCGCCCGCTGACAGCACGGATGATCGAGTCCATGCTGCTGGCCATGGTCGAGGAACGCGGCCCGTCCGGCACCGAGTTACGCGCCTTCCACGAATTCGGCGTCATCCGCGCGGGCCAGGGCATCGCGCTCGCGGAGATGCTCGGCGCGTGGCGGCTGGCGGTGCGAGTGATCCTCGACGAGATGGGCGAGATCGGACGGTCCCATCAGGTCTCGGGCCTCGTGCAACTCGAACTCACCAGGCAGTTGCTCGACATCGTCGACGTGGCCATTCTCGAACTCACCGGCGGCCACCGCGAGGTGGAACTCGCGAACGCGGGCCGCGACCACCAGGCCCGCGCCGACTTCACCCGCGCCGCGCTCACCGGCACCCTCACCCGCGCCGAAATCGGTTTGCGCGCCCAGCAATACAGCCTCGACCTGGAGCACGCGGCCATCCCTTTCCGCGCCCGCCCCACCGCGGAGCACGGCCCGGCCGAGCTACCGCAACTGTTCACCAGGTCCGGCCGGATCGGTTTCGTGACGACCATCGACGGCGACCTCGCCGGATTCATCGATCGGCTCCCGGACGCGCTCCCCGTCCCCACCGGATTCGGTCCGGCCACCCCGATCGACCAACTTCCGACCGGCTTCATCCAGGCCACCCGCGCACTCAACACCGCGGCCGCGTTCGCCCTCTCCGGCGCGCACAGCGTCGCCGATCTCGGCCTGCTGCCGGCCGTCCTCGCCGACACCGAGGTCGGCGACCACCTCGTCCATCGCTACCTCGACCCCCTGCACCGCACCGACAGCCCCGACCTCTACCGCCAGACCCTGCACACCTACCTGGAATCCGGCCTGCACATCGAGACCACCGCCCGCGAACTGGTCGTCCACCCCAACACCGTCCGCTACCGCATCGACCGCTACCAGACCCTCACCGGCCACGACCTCCGCAAACCCACCACCACCCTGGAACTGTGGTGGGCCCTACGCCGCCACCACCTCCGAACCACCACTTTGTAAATCCTCACAAGGACCTGGGGCAGACACACAGACCAGGACGACAGCGCGGAGCCGCTGCGGAATACCTGCGGACCGTGGTCCGTTTAGGGTGGTAGTTGACATCGACACTACCTAGGAAAGAGGGTCCATCGTGGAATTGGGACTCACGACGTTTGCGGAGCTGTACCCCGTCGGCGATCGGCCCGCGCCGAGTGCGGCCGAGCGGTTGCGCCAGGTGGTGGACGAGGCCGTCGCGACCGAGCGGGCCGGGCTCGAGGTGTACGGCGTCGGGGAACACCATCGCAAGGATTTCGCCGCCTCCGCACCCGCGGTGGTGCTGGCGGCGATCGCGGCGCGCACCGAGC
This genomic stretch from Nocardia brasiliensis ATCC 700358 harbors:
- a CDS encoding PucR family transcriptional regulator translates to MSGVRTATAKRRLVTELAARESKLLDRIVGTARSEIPAYARLGPDMLRPLTARMIESMLLAMVEERGPSGTELRAFHEFGVIRAGQGIALAEMLGAWRLAVRVILDEMGEIGRSHQVSGLVQLELTRQLLDIVDVAILELTGGHREVELANAGRDHQARADFTRAALTGTLTRAEIGLRAQQYSLDLEHAAIPFRARPTAEHGPAELPQLFTRSGRIGFVTTIDGDLAGFIDRLPDALPVPTGFGPATPIDQLPTGFIQATRALNTAAAFALSGAHSVADLGLLPAVLADTEVGDHLVHRYLDPLHRTDSPDLYRQTLHTYLESGLHIETTARELVVHPNTVRYRIDRYQTLTGHDLRKPTTTLELWWALRRHHLRTTTL
- a CDS encoding class I adenylate-forming enzyme family protein: MDVTTLMRQAAELNADRTAIITEQGTLTFVQAWTRGVRLANALRALGVRPGDRVAGLEDNNLGCVDTVLGCAIAGAVRVPLYPRNSAAAHAHMIGNTDAKVLLTDETFADSVHGLPEQLDCLERIIVRDNTYEQWLAEQDDTDPRLPIDPDAWYVIRFSGGTTGKPKGVAYSQHDWVLNCRNWAYGVERMGRGSVVGHAGPISHASGYLFLPGWLAGAANLMFGAFEPGKVLAMMAEQRVSHMFASPSLLAALARQPAAAEREWPHLRTILVGGAPITDATALLGRKVFGDTLCQGFGQTEAVPISFMAPEEWFGTVDGSEPMRSAGRVAPYAQVQIRDEDGNVVPVGEPGEIVAKVEGQMRGYWRDAELTETRLVDGWVRTRDIGRLDRNGFLYVLDRAEDMIVSGGFNIWPAELETVLADHPAVVEAAVFGIPDERWGETPMAVVTVTDPAAVTASELVELCRERLGSYKKPSRVELTTEPLPKSVVGKLLRKQLREPHWAGHSSRVSGA
- a CDS encoding alpha/beta fold hydrolase produces the protein MTGWHRVDAGTGRPLVLLHGGGSSVRSWLPVIELLATERRVLALDFPGFGRTPPLAGAEFDLAMAVRELGAELARLGVRTPVDIAGNSMGGWIALEAAKHGLARSVVAIGPAGLWAESMPLRTRVQFAAGSFGAWLFHTRARVLLRSSLFRALALSTPVKHPRNFTYAEAVDFFDDLRTSAPTLRRALHVARTSRFEGGQDITAPITLAFGSHDRMVRAGDSRFLDQLPADVRIVSLPDCGHMPMWDKPVLVARTILAGTESAAERNGLGA
- a CDS encoding NAD(P)H-dependent flavin oxidoreductase, with translation MSTFDRIRRRLRLPIIAAPMFLVSGPELVLAACRAGVIGAFPTANARTSAQLGEWLGQIRAGLGPTDAPVAANLIVHKSNPRLADDLAVLQELPTDLAITSVGSPAPVIDALRLTRTLVFADVASLRHARRAVEAGADGLILLTAGAGGQTGWANPFAFVRAVREFYAGPVVLAGGIADGVALRAALTLGADLAYLGTKFLATTESLAPAAHKQMVAATTLDDVVCTSALTGLPTSMLRPSLDAAGLEFDRHTGAADIGTLLAQANGAKAWRDLYSGGHSVSGVHAVCSVAEVVERTAREFHDQ